The genome window ATTGAAAGAGCAGAGAATTTATGTTGATTCAATAAAtcctttaaatttaataatgaatCACATCATTATATTATCGATTTTAAACAAAATCAGATAATAATGAAATTCATATAATCAGttcgatttttaaattttcgatgTAGGTTTTACTTTGGTAATAATTGTAAACTGAATTTTTCAGTTTGTAAACAAGTATCagattcttttttattttataactaacaAACACTGATTGTTATATGAATATCAgatagaaaataattatttttatttttaataatttagttaccaatattttaattatataaccgTTACAGCTTTAAGTTTTAGACAAATGTATTCATTTTTTGCATTTATCcaaattattatacattaataaaatttataaaatattaagtatTACTATTAGTAAAATGTTTGTATAATAGTTCCTtcttaaattttgtattaaaatcttagatattttaatactaaatatattttatcagtattttgaatttagaatttttttttatcatttgtaGTATAAAGGGGCATAGAAATATCTtttgtttgaaaatttatattcggcatttacattttataaaagataagtaatttataatttaaaacaagagtgacatttataaattaaatatttaagatcctgaatataatatttagatttttagtttatttaaaAGTAGTGAGTGTATCCATGTATAAGAAATTGTTTTATAGTTGAAAATTGAAATGCGAGTGTTTACAATTATTAATGACACcaactaattaataaaaaaaaaatagtattttggTTACCATGGACAATGTGTTGATCAAAGCACCAAATTAAACAACATGtcacatttataatattataatataaattctcagataaaaataattacacCGTAGATTAATGATCTATGAATGTATTATCTAGTATAATTTTGTGTAAataatttaagaaataaatatgaatatgCTATTACAAATGCAAGCAATTGATGTGACatgtaattaattaaatttttttttcttaatactctaagatatatatatatatataaatatatattaaaaaaattctaattttcaatattattttgaagATCAGGGGCATATACACTGCGTATGATATATTTTGCCAATtataaaaaacaattttaaccGTTTATTGGTTGATGAAAATCATGATCATAACAAACATGgtaacaaataattaattatcttttttttttaaagtgacattattataataatttattatctatatatGGATGGAATAAAATCTAATGAGGAAAAAATGACGAAAATAACATAGCAATCAATGTGTCTCGTTACTATTAGTTGTTATACGTATTATTTGATTTCCATAGTAACGCATCAATAATCTCCCACGATCATATGCATAAGGCTTCTTGAAAAGTATTGTAGATGTTCATGCACTATTCGCCGAGGCTGAAAGGCGCATCCCTTGTAGAGATAGTCAAGCGCAGTGGCGGACccagaaaattattttagtgggttcctaatataaatgttaaaataaaaaaatgcaataataattataaatagtatgaaatacattaatattagaaatattttacactttctgtcaaaaaaaataaatatattctacACTTTAAAATTGTTTCCTATAGTGCTTTCATCAAGAGTTCAAGTGGGTTTTTAAAGATTCACCAGGAGTTCGAAAgaagttaattatttaaaaccCTACCGAGAGGATCAAAGGAACAGAGCACGAGCAGCACAGACAgtaaattctattattatttttaaacgtggtaaactactactactacagctttttattttgtattgttTATTGGgttgtgtaattttttttggGCTTCTTTATATTAGAGGGTTCCTCGTTAATATGACACTGAATTCCAAAAGTAAATTCACTATAGTATATCCCTTAAGCCCAGGCCCAAGTGGGTTCCTGGGCACCCAGTCACCTATATGTGCGTCCGCCCGTGGTCAAGCGTCATATTACCTTTTAGACATGCAATAGTTTTAgagaatcaaaataataaagagGTTTAATATTACTTAGAGGCGCGCCCGGTCAGGAAAATGCGCGATCCTTAATAACTCACTAAGCAAGCACGCTCTATTTGAATAACTCACTCTTTGCGGCTTTCTCTTCCGATCTCATATGACTAGGCCCTTAGGATGCACTTCTCACAAAACTTGTAGCATTTGGTCCCGCAATTTGCTTCTAGCAAAATTGTGTGGAGTGTTTTTGAGAGTATCGTTTGTAGGGAGGGACTTATATCAATAccaatttcaaatcttttatctCTTACAATTCAGGATtgtggagaagaatttggtggtgtgtggttatcaactaattaatataaataataaataaactatataataaatatgagagaaaacaacccaagaattagagttcttcaatggctatcatgaatgtctaatttatgtctcttgtttgctaaaaacaatcattctaatatttataaaatcatctcccaaggtagattataatgcctacaattatcTCCTAAAAGCCACTCTAATTAATGGTTAATCAAAGTACAAttgtaaactattaagaaccaaAGATTTTAAGTCTCACAATTCTCGTATCAATCTCccgatctaatactcaaattgtgtccatcatatcatgtactagaatcATAACTATTTTCCCGATTTGTTATAACGAGATTCAATTACAAGGCAGCTACTCCTGTAATTGTATAAAGAGCTCAATGAtagattaacaaatcaagagaaaacatAATCCAACTGCAAGTATTTCAATATTGATTTTCAAGAGTCGCGCCCGTGGAGTGCGCGCCGTCTCTTGATGCATCACGTCTCAACCAAAGCACAAAGACTCTTTATATCAAGGGCTGAGCCCTCCTTAGATCATGGAATGAAGATCACCCTTTCTATAGGGGAGGGCTTCTCCATCAGAGGATGCGCCCTCAAGGGTGCCCCCTTTCATCAGAGGATACTCCCTCAAGGGACACCCCCTCTCTGCGCAGGTGACCCTTATTAACCATGCACGACAAGTACATCCATTAGAGGGTAGCGTCATTTCACATAAGCCGAGCCCTTCGAAGGACGAGCCCTTTTATATATGTCGAACCCGTACATGTTAGTGCTAGCCTTTTGAAGGTTCATTACTGAGAGAAATGGTGATCTCGTCTTGAAGGTATGGACGTACCCCTTTAGCATAAGGGCTAGCCTCTACTAAGATCTAATTTTATAGAAAGTGCTTCTCCACTAGGATCAGATATATTCTTTCCCCTAATACTACACTTGTGGGTCCATTAATAATGACCCTTTTCACATATATTCATATTCAGATTTTGGGTATAACAGTATTTTAAGAtgaaaaaaatgataagttTATTATGTTACTTTCTTCTCATGTTTtggattaaaatttgaattttagaaatttattaAAGAAAGAAGTCCAGAAAATAACTTTAGAAGCTGTCTTTTTCCCCAACTTAAATTACGCCAACGGAGCTGAGTATTGTTGGATAAATTTGTAAACGTGCAAGTCAAATACCAGAATAGTGGAATGTTATACCGTAATAAGATCATTAAAATATGTTACACGCATTTTGATGAtcttatcaaatatatattcatgtaatttttttttatttttttttgaataaatatctaatttttatcaaataattttctaaaataatttacaaaataatattttataagtgGATTAAAGTGCGTTCCCGTCCCGGTCTTCCTGTATATACTCTGCTCGGAGGATAGGAGTAACaaatactccctttgtcccttTGGGATATAAACGTTTGTATTCGACGtaaagacaaaaaaaaatgtataaaataatgtaaataattagaaagagaaagaaaagtatgTAAAGTGGCGAGaatcattaatatttaagtgatagatcatagatttgaaaaagtggATGAAAATAGTGGGTGGATgagatttattataaaaatttattattttgagaatGTAATGAAACGTATGGAATTGAACTTTACAGGGAGGGACCTAACACCTGgtttgaaaaagaaaagaaatgtagCAAGTGACGTAAAAAGATAGGACTCTGGCTAGCCGCCAGCCATGACTCTGTGTCCCTGCCACCTAGTCCAAATCGCCAAGAGCTTAAAACACAACACTCTTGAGTCTTGTAATACTATTGTTAGCATCGAAAGATGTGGGGATTTGGTGGGAAACATTACTGGGGAAGAAGAGACAGAGGAGAACAAGTAGAAGGTGTCATTGTGATATTTGCGTGGATGTCTAGTGAACGCAAGCATGTTCAAAGATTTGTTCAACTCTTCGCTTCTCTTGGCTGGAACTCACTTGTTTGTCACTCCCAATTCCTCAACATGTATGTCTTTCTCCCTCTTTTAATGTTTATTGGGCACTAGTAATTGGTGGTTGTCGAGAACCGGTCCATCTAAAACTTTAAGGTGTTAGAAGAAGGTCCTAATTGGATTTTATACTATATTTCAAcagttgtttctgggctgaagcgAAAGATGTATAGTTTTGTAGATACCAATAGGATTTTTGTAAAGGGGGTTGTTCAGTGGAACCTAGGTTTTGTTATATGATTCATGTAATATTTTTGCTGATAGCAGAAATGTACTCATCTTTTGAAATTTCAGTTCCAGAATTTGGATAATTGTTTTCGATCAAATTACAGAATCTTCTCAAGTCAAATGTCAAAATGTGTTCAAGTGTTGGGAGATTTAATGAACCTAGCTTCGTATAATCACCCAGGAGACAGAACTTAATTCACAGTTTTCTTAGTTGATTATGCCGATTCTGCAAGTGTATGAAAAGATTGACAATCTCACTTTCTTGCGTTGGTTTGTACTATGTGGTTGTATTTATCAAATGTGAATTCTAATGAGCAGTTTGAAAACATTTGTTGCATCAGGTGCAGTCTTTGTTCTATTATGAATGCAACTGCTTTAGACTTTAGAATCGGATAACCTGTTTCTCCAGGTTCAGTTTAGACTTAAGATGATTTTAGACATTCATACATGGTTGCTTATGTTTATTTAATCTAGAGCTTTGAAAACTCATGGGTGAGTATCTACTATGCTCACTTTAATTTAGATGAATGAGTTATCTATTATAATCCTTGATTTGGTTCCTCGGATCTTCATTGCTATGGCGCAGTTTAGATGTCTTGAGTCTTGACATAGTAGCGCCATATGCAGGTTCTTTCCGGAGAAGGGAGCATCGTTGGCATCAGAAATTCTTTATGAGCTTAGTGAGGTAGCTTTAAACATATCACCTTCTTTGTGAGGATGTCACTTCTGTAGTACAGGTTTTACTTGCCTGAATAAATTCTTGGAAACTCTCTTTTGAGTCATATATATGATTTCCCTACGGAATTGGTCAGGATTCTAGTTTACTGGAATCAATTTATAATTCTACAATTTGGACTGTCTAGATTTATTAAATCAGTAACCAGCTAAAATCTATACGATTTTGTTGTGTTGTGCGTGAAGGAGTTAAAAGTAAGGCCATGCCCTGTGGTATTTGCCTCATTTTCTGGTGGACCCAAAGCATGCATGTGTAAAGTTCTTCAGGTACTTTCTTGCAGTGGTTTAGACAACCTTCAATCTATTGATATCAGAGGATCTTAAAATGTCTTGAGTTTTCTTTAGTCGATTTAACCTTATTATGCTTAAATACGTTTGTAGATAATTGAGGAGAATTATGCAGAACAATCCGATCAGGTAAGCCTTCTTTCTTTTTCCTTAATTAATTCGCAATTCTGAACACAGATTTGGACTCACAGCTTTCTTACTCAAACCTTACTCTACTAACAGCAAGACAACTTACTCAAAGCAGCGGTCCCTTCAAGTGTTTCTGCATCAATTACCTGGATTTTTAGCTTATAGAGTTGATCTTTTAGAGCataatttactttttaaataaacGAGTGGCCTATTTCTTAGCTTAAAATGTCGATCTTGTAAAGTAAAATTTACTTTCTGAAATAAACGATTAATCTCTAGGACAAAACAAAACCTGGGATTTtaaatttcagaaaaattagAACTGCAGTGGCCAGTGTGAGAAAAACATGCATTTCTCGCTACTAAATTGCTTTGATTAAATCAGGCGAAGGATTATAAGTAAAGCTTAGGCTCTTTTGATATAATAAAGTTAGAATGAGCTCGTTGTTTCTTCTattatttgtaggataaatATCAACTGGTCAGAGATTGCATTTCTGGGCAAATTTTTGATTCGACTCCAGTAGATTTTACCACTGATCTGGGTGCTAATTTCGTTCTTCATCCTACTATTCTAAAAAGATCACACCCTCCTCGTATGGTATCTTGGATTGTGCATAGACTAAAATATATAGGAGATACGTATCTCCTTTACCAATTGGAATCACTGCGTGCTGAGTATTGGCAAATCCTATACTCCACACTTGTAAGTATATATCAGTTTGAAACTACTCAAAGTTGTTGCTACCTCTTCTTCCTTTGTAGCTGAAAATTACACTCGTGCAGCAAATGGGGGCACCATATCTTATTTTGTGCTCAGAAGATGATGATCTTGCTCCTTTTCATACTATATGTAATTTTGCTCAAAGATTAAAAGACCTCGGGGGTGATGTTAAACTGGTGAAGTGGAGTAACTCTTCTCATGTAGGTAGGCTTctaactgttttttttttctatgtaACTTTATTACTCAGCAGTGTTTTACTTTATAAAAACTGTCTAGGTTAATTCTTCGTGGCACTCTGTTGAGATGACAATCTAGCTGCTACTACTGAATACATTGAATGAAGTTTTATGTGTGAAATCTTTTGGAGATGACAATATCTTTAAACAGAGAATCCTCTTTAATTGAAGTTATATACTTGCTTCATATTATACTACTAAGTTCTTAAGTTTATTTGCCCAAATTTCCGACCTCATCGTTCCTGGCTTCATCCTCTGGTCTTGCTCTCAGGTTCTAACTAATTAGTATGTGATTAGactttaaaatttcaacatatagaaatataacCCCAATAATTTTGAAACATCTGTGTCCTATGTTAGCTCCTGACCAGCTGTTTCCATGAAATCCTGTCTTTGGTTTTACCACTGCATCCAGGGAAATAGTTTAGAGCTTTGATGAAAGGCTTCGTAGAGTGAAATCTTTTATTTCATAAAAGTGTGGTGCAGGAGGTTTAGGCTGTCTAGGAAAGGCAGATTCGTTTCCAGGTAAGCAGTTCTTAGCGTGAGAACTGAAACCCTCaagataaaaaaatatcttaaaatgtgAAGATAAAGAGAAAATTGACCAtaatgtgtttggttggggtgaatggaatggaatgagggaaAATAAAAGGAAACAATAGAGGGTAAAAGGGAGGACTTGAAAAAGTGGatgcaaattttgtatgatgagATTTGGGTAGAAAAGAGGTATGAtaaggaatggagcattccttcatAAAGTGGAGGGTTTGAGTTCTAGTTAAGGGTGATAGGAATGGAATGGTGTTCGGAATGAAAATATTCAACATTTAGCTAAATTATAGTTCAGATTTCATTCCCTCCATTTTCATTcgccccaaccaaacacaacataagagtaTAATTTTAGGTTCCTGATTCCAGTGGGGACTGTCACACAGATGTCATTCTTGACTGGATCCCCAACTCTGAGAATTTCTTTACTGATGCAATGTAATTGATGCCTGGATTTACTATTCTAAGTTGTAAAATTATTGATGTCATGTCTACTTAAAGGTATTATTCATCTGATAATAATGCGATATGCTATCCTTTTGCCTTTGAATGTTATTATGGAATGAACTAATGTCATTCAGGTCATTATAAGCATTACCCAGTTGACTATAAGGCAGCTGTGACCGAGCTGCTTGGAAAGGCTGCTGTACTATATTCTAAAAGGATACGACGAATCGACAAGGAAAAGATAGTGCTTGATGGAAAAGAGGATGATGTTGCACCGTCACCAGGCCACCTGGAGAATGCAGCAATGAGCTCGAGTCAGACCATTCATAGGAGAGTTGCTCTTGAATTGAATGACCACTTATTTGTGCCAATCTCTTCTCAGTGTCATGGGGATGAAGCTATTGATTCTGTTCATGATGAATATAAAGAATCTTATGTCCCTATTACTAAGCCACCGGTCATCAAAGCTCATGGAATTCTTGGTCAGGCTCTCTTTGGCTTGTGTGTCCCAGAGGATGTTGATGACTGGCATATAAAACCATCATTATTCTTAGAAAAAAAAGGCATTCGACGTTCAAAGCTCTGATAGTATTCACCTTTCAATTCCGTTTATTGCATTTGACGTTCAAACCTATGATATTGTTGGTTACATATCTCTAAGAAGCTTTGAAACTGCATACTGACAGAGTGAAGGTTATATAATCTGGATCCAGAATATACGGGTTAATGTGAGGTGTCATCATGGCATTGTGGTTTCGGCTGAATGCACAGGCTTCCTATTCAAATtttctgctgctgctgctgctgaggGGTCTCTCTGATCTGGAGTTATAAGTTTTAACTAGTTGTACTTTTCTTTTTTGCTTCTTGTAATTTGATGGTATGATAACATGAAGTATAAATCTGTGCTCTTGGAGAAAGTGGTGACTAACTCACTATGTCCAGAAAGAAAAACAGCAATAGAAATCTGTATTCTATAATTATACATCTTTTGATCGCTGTACTTTACTATAAAAGTACAAATTCTCTAAACTATTGACATATAACACAGTCAATTACTCGCAAGGTTTAAATCACAAGTATTTCAAAAAACTTGTTATGTATAAGTACTCAAATGTCAGAACTACTCTTATTTGATGCCTAAAACTATAACCAGATAATTCAAATATCAATCATTAGAGAGTAAATTCTCCAGTATTATCTTAGGCAGCCAGATTATAACTGGCGCTAATGCAGTCCAAGTTCAAAATGTCTAAGACAACGCTCCctggaaaaaatataatctagcaGCAATGTAATTGTACAAATTTCGTCAATTTCTAAAACAAGAAATTGGAAAACAAGATCAGCTTGCGAACATATAAGACTACTGCAGATTACCAAGATCATACATCAAAAATGAAGACCAGAGTGCATACAAAAATACAAATGATACGAGACACTCAACCAGATTACCAATACAAAATTTCAATCCAGTATTATGTAGTAATTAGCAAATACATAACATTGGAATAGTACATACCTTATTTATATCAAGATAAATCTGCAGAGATCATAAACCACTCTGTTTCTCCGTGACTTTCAATCTATTCCTAACTCCCCCCTGAAGTTTCTTGGGTGTCCGTTTTATCTTGTATTCTTCTTGACTCGTCCAGATGATTCTTCTAACAAATGCACACTTCCATGGATTGTGGACTTGAGCGACTCCTCTTTTCATCAATACTCTGCCACTAAAAAATGGTTGATATTTACAATTTACAAGATCTTACGTGATTTAATTATCAAAACAAATTGTAATTTGAAatctttataaataatttgaagtAGCTATTTACAGATAATTTGTGAGATGAACCCAGCCAAACATACAACTTGTAACCATAATAATCAAGGCTCAAAAGAAGCTTATATTCCAAATTTCCAACACTTTGGTAAATAGCATGTTCCATATTCGAAAGTTCAAGTCCTTGTCAAGAAGAACCCCTTGTTATTTTCCAGAAATTACATCAAAAACCTGTAACAAATAGGTTTCAAATGGTTCATTTTCTATCATAGATCCCTACAACATATTTTACAACATGATAAACATATGGTATCGCATAAGATATTAACATACTGTATCGTTTTATCCTAATAATCTGTAATTTGAAGACCACAATTAAGCTTAGGTAGAATATCTGCAACGAGCCACTTGGATAGTATACTGTTTGCCGTTTCTGTCAAATGAACTCCATCCCAGCTGATATATTGATCTGGATAGGAACAAACTTGAACATCTGAGCTGCCACAACCTTTATCCGTGAAACTAGAACTACCAATATTTCCACAACAGCCTTTCAACACAGACGTTGCATTAATTCCTGCAAATTATATTGATTACTCACTTAAACTAGCCTGTAACAAGAGATATCTGAAAATATGCTTAAGTTAACATATTATTATGTCCGTACGACATCTGAGTTGCGCAACTGGATTGTCTATTTACTAGTGTTCGTCTTGTGCACAGTGAGTTCATATATGCAATCTATACTAAGATTACCTAGACGTGGAGCATTAATCAGGAGCGTTTTAAAAGCATTGTAGTAATCCGCATACACAATTGTTGTGGCGGGATTCTCTTCTTGCAATGTGGTTATTGCTTTTTGTAGATACTCGTTGTGaaattctgcaaaatcattgAGCTCTTTCAAACATTGATGTTCATCATAAGCTGATTCGTCATTACTTTTGAACATATCTAGGGACACTGGAAAGCAGCCGATTGGAAAGTTTCCTGGGACAATTACTCGGGCGGCCCCAAGACCAACAACTCTCtgaaatttgatataaaacaaTAACTTCAGGAAAACAAGGTCACTGAACAAGACACTGACGGAAACATCTTAAAGCAAACAACTTACTCTCACTG of Daucus carota subsp. sativus chromosome 3, DH1 v3.0, whole genome shotgun sequence contains these proteins:
- the LOC108215211 gene encoding uncharacterized protein LOC108215211 isoform X1, which produces MWGFGGKHYWGRRDRGEQVEGVIVIFAWMSSERKHVQRFVQLFASLGWNSLVCHSQFLNMFFPEKGASLASEILYELSEELKVRPCPVVFASFSGGPKACMCKVLQIIEENYAEQSDQDKYQLVRDCISGQIFDSTPVDFTTDLGANFVLHPTILKRSHPPRMVSWIVHRLKYIGDTYLLYQLESLRAEYWQILYSTLQMGAPYLILCSEDDDLAPFHTICNFAQRLKDLGGDVKLVKWSNSSHVGHYKHYPVDYKAAVTELLGKAAVLYSKRIRRIDKEKIVLDGKEDDVAPSPGHLENAAMSSSQTIHRRVALELNDHLFVPISSQCHGDEAIDSVHDEYKESYVPITKPPVIKAHGILGQALFGLCVPEDVDDWHIKPSLFLEKKGIRRSKL
- the LOC108215211 gene encoding uncharacterized protein LOC108215211 isoform X2, producing the protein MWGFGGKHYWGRRDRGEQVEGVIVIFAWMSSERKHVQRFVQLFASLGWNSLVCHSQFLNMFFPEKGASLASEILYELSEELKVRPCPVVFASFSGGPKACMCKVLQIIEENYAEQSDQLKITLVQQMGAPYLILCSEDDDLAPFHTICNFAQRLKDLGGDVKLVKWSNSSHVGHYKHYPVDYKAAVTELLGKAAVLYSKRIRRIDKEKIVLDGKEDDVAPSPGHLENAAMSSSQTIHRRVALELNDHLFVPISSQCHGDEAIDSVHDEYKESYVPITKPPVIKAHGILGQALFGLCVPEDVDDWHIKPSLFLEKKGIRRSKL